TTGCCAACCAGGTCGATCGTATGCTTTCCGATCCGAAGATCGATCGATTCGTCAACGACTTCCCCCGACAATGGCTACAGCTTCACCGCGTTGGGATGTTTCCGCCGGATGGTAATTTGTACCCGGAATACGACGTCTGGCTGGAAGCAAGCATGCGTGAGGAGGTAAAACAGTACTTTCGTGAGGTATTCTCGAGTAACTTGAGCATAGATAGCTTTATCACGTCGGATTGGACGATGGCCAATTCGCGGCTTTGCGAATTTTATGGTTTGCCTGCCCCAAAGGCATCCGGCCCGCAAAAGGTTGCTCTGCGTCCCGAAGACCACCGCGGCGGCCTGCTGACGATGGGCGCGATCCTTGGCTTGACCTCAGATGGAACGCGGCATCGCCCCGTTCACCGCGGGGTTTGGATCAGCGAGGCGATCTTCGGCAAGACTCCCCCTCCGCCACCTGCTAATGTCGACCCGATCGAACCCAATCCGCCTGACAGCCCTAAAGCGACGATTCGGCATAAGATCAAAGCCCATACCCAGAATGCAAGCTGTGCGGCCTGCCATCGCAACATTGACCCATTGGGCTTAGCCTTCGACCAATTCGACGCGATCGGCCAGTGGCGAACCCACGAACGTGTCGAAAAGGGGACCGGGGACGATCCGCCTGTTGATCCTAGCGGCGAGATGCCCGACGGTCGTGGTTTCGCCGACGCCGAGCAGTTTAAACAACTATTACTGGAAGATCGCGATCAATTCCTACATGCGCTGATTGAGCACCTTTGCTCGTACGGATTACGCCGTGTCCTGACGGTGGATGACCGAGAAGATATTGGAGCGATTGTCGAAGAGGCCAAACGCCACAACTATCAATTGAAAGACATTGTTCGCGCAGTTGCTCTGTCCGACATTATGAAGAAGCGGTAACACGCTCGTAGGATTTTAAACGCATCTATCCGAAAACCTTTGCGAGTTAAGCGATGACACCCTCCTGGCATATCGATCGCCGTCATGTCCTGCGTGGTCTTGGCAGCTTCATCACGCTCCCACTGCTGAACTGCATGCGGCCTGCGTTCGGTGAAGCCCTGGAGCCGCCCCGGCGCAGTGCATTCATCTACATACCCAATGGCGTCAATACGCTCGACTACCAGATTACCACCCCAGGCGAGAAATACACGCTCTCGCGTACGCTTCAGTCACTGGAGAAACATCGCAGCGTCATCACGCCAATCAGCGGAATGCATCACCCAGGAGGCTTAGGGCATCATCACAATTGCCAGAAGATCTGGCTCACCGGTGGCCAGCTAGGACCGACCGACCGTAACACGATTTCTGTCGACCAGAAGATGGCCGAAGTAACATCACCGCACACTCGTTTTCACTCGCTTGAGATCGCCAACAAGGGCGAGTCGCTGGCCTGGACCGCAGACGGCATTCGCCTGCCTGGTATGAGTCGCTGCAGCGAGATCTTCGCTTACCTCTTCGAAGAGCCGAAGAGCGGTACCGCTGCCCAGCGGCGCGCATTACGCCGCAAGAAGAGCGTGTTGGATGCAAACTTGGAAGAAGTGCGTTCCCTGGAACGACGCATGGGCAATGAAGACAAGGGGCGAATGACCCAATATTTAACAGCTGTGCGCGAGACTGAAGTTCGCGCTAAGCGAGCCGACGCGTGGCTAGATGTTCCACGGCCGGAAATCCTGGAACAGGATCGGCGGCGAACCGATCGTGAAGTACCACAGACTCAGGCAGGAGATTACTTCCGCACGATCTACGATCTTGTTGTGCTCGCGTTTCAGACCGACGCCACACGCGTGGTTACTTTCAGTAGTGGAATCGAAGGGCAGGGACTGCCTATTCCTGAACTCGGTATCTCGCAATCGCGGCACGAACTGAGCCACCACAATGGCGACCCTGGACATATGGAGAAGCTGACACAGAGCGATGCGTTCAGTATCGAGCAGTTTAGCTACTTCCTGACTCGTTTGGCAGAGACGCCTGATCTAAACGGTCGTCCGCTGCTCGAAACGACCATGTCCCTATTTGGCAGCGGAATGGCTTACGGACATGGCCACGGAAACGCAAATTTGCCGCTTGTATTGGCAGGTGGAAGTGGGTGCGGCCTCAAACATGGTCGCCATATCGACCTGAACCAGGGGCATTTTGACGGCTATGAATTGGACACGCCTGGCAAGCACTATCACCTCTGCAGCCGTCCGGTAAACGAAGGAGCTCACATGAGCAATTTACTGCTGACGATGGCGCATAAGATGGGTGTCGAGACCGAAACTTTTGGGGACAGTAATGCGGAACTGAAACTAGGATAACTCGACTCAACAAACTGAGTAACACGCGCAAGCCATGACACAGGATACAGGCTTCATTCACGTCCGCGTTCATCGGAGCATTATTGTGTTGGTTCGTCTTTGCACCCTGTTTATGCTTTTGTTAATAGTCAGCAAACTATCCGCGGACGAACCGTTTCGCCCTACGCCTGAGGTGTTCCCGCCGCTAAACGAAGCAAAAGCATACCGAGGCGAACTGGTCTTTGTAGATCACGTCAATCGTCGTGGAAGCCTGCGGCTGCATGTTGACGACCATTATCACGAAGGACACCTTCACCACTTCGCCATGTTGCCCTATGGTGAAGTCTATTATCACGGTGCACCCGCCGAACTGCGTGATATCCCTATTGGTACCGTCCTCTACGGACGGTTTTATCTGCCACCAGACCCAAAGACCTCAGCCGTTCCGAACGTCAGCGGGAACAATGTGACAGCGCCACGTGAGAACCATGCGATTCTATTAGAGGATGGGCCTAGCCTTTGCCTTCGGGAAGGAAAAGCCTGGAAGCTGAAGGAGATCCATCTCCATGGCACTGAGGGAGAATTGGTTGCTAATCTCGATCGAAGCGAAGGTGGCGATGGGCTCGGAGGAGAGCACACGTATACGATCGATGGCTCGACTCGTGTTTGGCGCGGCCGCGAGCTACTTGGCATCAAGGACCTGGTGGCAGATGAGACCTGGCCCGCCAACGGCAAAAAGCAGCTTGACGGTCAGTCTGTTCAACTGGCTTTAGGTTGGCATCCGCGATACTTGTACCAACAGTTTCATATATCCGACATTTGGCTGGACGATGCGGCGATGAAAGTCGCCTCGGAACGCCAACGAGAGCGACACATCCGGCACATTCGCACCCGCTGGATGCCTGCTCGAGTCGAGGAGATCGAATACGGCAAATTCGGTCATGCAACCGTGACGGCAACGTTGTTCGGTGGAATGGATGACACACTTTACGCCGACTTCAAGCCAGGTATCGGTGGCAAGATGGCCGCCGCCGAGAACACGCTTCGGACTTGGTGGCCTGACCACGACGGCATGGATGGCAAGATCATCTCGGTCAAGAAAGTTGAAGAGGAGCCAACACCGGGCAGTAGTGGGATTCAGATCCAATTTGAGGTCCCGCTCATACTGGAAGGCTTTCGCCCTGGGCGAGTTGTCCGTATCCGTCCTCAAAACTGGCCCAATGTTAAACCGCCGGTGGAAGAACGCGTCCGCGGATTTGAAGACCGCTGGCCCAGCGCGGAACTCTTTCGGAATAAGTAAACGGAAAGCCTCGAACCGTTGCGTCCAGGGTTGCCTCGTATGAACGCACTGATTGATTACGAAGTGCGTTTCAACTTGTCTTCAATCCCAATTATTCAAGCGCCACTTGAAATCGCGAATTATTTCTATAACATAAAGCACAATCGATTGTGCACTGTGATTTTTGCATTTTCTACCTTATCCATCGCTATTCGATTCCGTGACAAAAGCCCCCTCCAATTCGACTTTGAGCGACGTTGCACGCGAGGCAAACGTAAGTGTCTCGACTGCCTCCCGTGTTCTCAATGGGCTGGCAGAAAAGTACCGGATCAGTCAATCAACTGCCCAACTGGTGCGTGAATCGGCAGAGAAGCTCGACTTTCGTCCCAGCCAGGTAGCTCGCTCCTTACGTCTGAAACGCACTGGTCTGTTAGGGATCGTCGTACCTGATCTCTCCAATACCTTTTTCTCGTCGATTGCCCGCGCGGTGACTATCTCGGCTGAAGCAGATGGTTTCTCGGCGATTCTAGCCGACAGTGGCGGCTCCGTTGAAAAAGAGAAACAGCTGATCGACCAGCTAGTCGACCGTAGCGTGGAAGCCTTGGTCGTTTGTCCGATCGGACTGAGCTTCGAACATCTCGAGCGCGTTCACCATCATGGGACCCCGCTGGTGCTCGTCGATCGCTGCAAGGCATGCTCAGAAATGGTTCAAGTTACGTCCGATCACATCGCAGGAACACTGCTGGCGATGAAGTTGTTATTGGAAAACGGCCACCGTCACATCGGTGTGCTGCAGGGAATCGCTGGCACGCTCCCTTGCGATCAACGACTGCTAGGGGTTCAAGAAGCCCTCGCCGAAGTCGATATTGAGTTCGATTCGGCTATGGTTGCCGGCGATCAATTCACCTATGAATCGGGTTACAGATCTGCGCGCCAACTGCTGACAACCCATCCCGAAATCACTGCACTGTTTGCCATGAGTACGCCCAACGCGTTTGGCGCATATCAAGCCGCTGTTGAACTGGGGCTACGCGTGCCGGACGATATCTCGTTGGTTTGTTTCGACGACGTCGCGTTTGCTGACTTCATGCAAGTTCCGTTGACGACCATATCGCAAGATGTGCCGGAACTGGGGCGCTTGGCGGCTACACTCGTCACCCAACAACTATTAAGCGGTGAAGTCCCCTCGCAAAAACTGCACAAGCTACCTGTCACTCTCCTCACTCGAGCATCTGTTGGAAAGGTGCCCCCATCATGAAACGCGAACTATTGTTAAGGCTGTTGCTGGCAAGCATCGGGCTGTTCTCACCCCAGGCATTGCTGGCCGATGAACCCCAAGTCCCGATTCCCTTGATTTTTGATACCGATCTTGGCAACGATTGCGACGATGTGCTGGCGTTGGCAATGATTCACGCACTTCAGTCGCGCGACGAATGCGAACTTCTGGCGGTCACTATTACCAAAGACCATGAATTAGCCGCTCCGTTTGCCGATTGCATCAATACGTTTTATGGAAGAGGCGACATTCCCATTGGTGTTTGTCAAAGCGGTGTTACTCCGGAACAAGGCAAGTTCAATGGACTGGCATCAGCTACCGATAGTGATCAGCCGCGATTCCCCCACGACCTGAAGTCTGGTAAGCAAGCCCCTAAAGCCGTCGATGTCCTGCGCAAGGCCTTAGCCGAATCGAAGGATGGTTCGGTCGTCATTTGCCAAGTCGGATTCTCTACTAACCTGGCAAATCTGCTGGATTCGCCAGCGGATGATATCAGCTCGCTGTCAGGCCTTGAGCTGGTCAAGCAGAAGGTTCGGCTGCTTTCTGTTATGGCCGCCGCGTTTCAGAAAATCCCCGATAAGACCGGCGAACCTAAGCCATATCGCGAGTACAACGTTTTCAAGGATATTCCTTCGGCCCGTCGACTCTTCTCGAAATGGCCCACCCCCATCATCTGGAGCGGGTTTGAAATTGGCCTGAATCTGACTTATCCCCACGAAAGCATTGAACGCGACTTTGACTATGTCGCACACCATCCGGTCTCGGAAGCATACGTACTGTACAATCCGCCCCCACATAATCGTCCGACCTGGGATTTAACGTCGGTACTGGTGGCCGTTCGCCCCGATCACCACTACTTCGATCTTTCACCTGCCGGCAGGGTAACCGTGCTTGAGGACGGCTACACAACGTTCGAGCCAAAAGAGGGTGGACGCGATCGCTACCTGATTTTGCGAGATGATCAGAAAGCTCGTGCCATCGAAGCATTGACGCTTCTTTCCAGCGAGCCTCCACATAGATCGCCAGGCACATCCGCTGTTGAAAGGTAGTCGAATGCCAGATTCTACCATTCCGATCAGGGTAACTGTGGCAGGGTCTATCAACATGGATCTTGTACTCCGCTGCGATCATTTTCCCCAGCCTGGTACAACGATCGTCGCTCGTTCGTACGACGAGATATCTGGCGGTAAAGGAGCGAATCAAGCCGTTTCGGCCGCTAAAGCTGGCGCACAAGCTACGATGCTTGGTCGCGTCGGGGAAGATGCCTTCGGCGAGCGTTTGACTGGCAGACTGAAAGAGCAGGGGATCGACTGCCGTCATGTTCTTTCGACTCCCAATTGCGAAAGCGGTTTGGCGATGATCATGGTCGACCCAGCGGCTCAGAATTCGATCATCTTTATTGAGGGTGCCAATGGAAGGTTCACGCCAGAAGATGCGTTAGGACTCCGTGACGTGATTGAATCGAGTGATGTCGTACTGCTTCAGCTCGAGATCCCTCTGGAAACGGTGCGGGAAGTTATACGGATCGCTAAGGCCGCGAAAGTCCGAGTGATCCTCGACCCAGCACCCGTTCCGTCTGCTTTGCCTGAAGCCTTGCTACAGGTCGACTTGATTTGCCCGAATGAACATGAAGCAGAGCAGTTGACAGGAATTACTATCGATTCCGTTGATAGGGCATCCGCTGCGGCAGCTTCACTGCACGCGAAAGGTGCGCAGCATGTTGTCATCACGATGGGGAGCCGTGGTTCTTTTCTATTTGACGAAAATGGCGGACGTATGATTCCTGCATTTATAACCGACGCGGTCGATACGACAGCGGCGGGGGATGCGTTTGCCGGTGCGCTGGCAGTTTACTGGGCCCAGCATGGAGATTTGGACCAGGCGGTACGTTTCGGTAACGCCGCTGGAGCAATAGCTGCGTCACGCATGGGAGCCCAGCCCAGCATGGGCACACGATCTGAAATCGAAGCACTTTGGGGATCCATCCAATGAAACAAATAGTTCCAGGCCTATTACTACTCGTGCTCCTGCTTGGCTGCAAGTCGGAAGACTCGTCGTCGACTGCAGGAAACGGAGCGTCGTCTGAAGTCAAAAAACCACGCATCGCTTTGATCATGAAGTCGCTCGCCAACGAGTTTTTCTCGAACATGGCCGACGGTGCCAAGAGCTATCAGGCCGAGAATCCTGACCAGTTCGACCTTGTGGTAAACGGTATCAAAGACGAACGCGATATCAGCCGGCAGGTGTCGCTGGTGGAAGAGATGATCGCCAGTAACGTCGACGCGATCGTGATTGCTCCAGCTGACTCAAAGGCACTCGTGCCCGTTTTACGCAGGGCGAAGAAGGCAGGCGTGATCGTGATCAATATTGACAATCGACTCGATGCCGAGGTGCTCGCCGCGGAGAACGTCGTGATTCCGTTTGTGGGGCCCGACAACAAAGCAGGGGCAAAGAAAGTCGGCGACTATCTGGCAAACAAACTGGCATCTGGCGATGCCGTGTGCATCCTGGAAGGTGTCCGCACTTCTTTCAACGGTCAGCAGCGACTGACTGGGTTTCAGGAAGCGATGGACGAGGCACAAATCAAGGTGGTAGATCACCAATCAGCCGAATGGGAAATGAGTAAGGCGAATACCATTGCATCGTCGATGCTTAGCGAACACCCAGAAGTCAAAGCGATCCTGGCCGCCAATGACAGCATGGCACTGGGAGCCGTCGCCGCGGTGAAGGGAGCTGGTCGATCGGACGACGTGATGATTGTTGGGTTCGATAATATCTCAGCGGTTCAGCAGGCCATTAAGGAAGACAAGATCATCGCGACGGCGGACCAACACGGAGATCAACTGGCCGTCTACGGAATTCAAAATGCTCTGATATTGATTGAGAACCCCGACGCGGCGGTCGAAGACGTAGAAACGCCTGTCGATCTGATCACGAAGGAGTCGCTATCTCCGTGAACGATTCGTCGTCGAACCTGCTGAAAGTCACCGGCATAACCAAACAATATGGCGAATCGTTAGTCCTGCGCGACGGCTCTCTAACTGTTTGTGAAGGGGAGATCCATGCACTCTTAGGAGGCAACGGAGCAGGAAAAAGTACCTTGGTGCGGATTATCGCTGGGCTGGTTCACCCTACATCCGGCGAAATGTCCATCCAGGGAGAGGCCTATCATCCGCTGTCAAAACGTGAAGCCGAAGCCGCCGGAATCGAAATAGTTCAGCAGGAATTCAATCTCATCTCCACGTTGAGCGTCGCTGAAAACCTGTTGCTGACCAGGCTGCCTGGCCTTGGGGGCGTCATATGGCAGCGAGAACTCCATCGCCTCTCCCGCGAGGCACTCGACCGACTCGATCTCAAAGATATTCCGACCGATGCAATCGTTGAAACCCTGGGTGTTGGTCAGCAACAGATGATCGAAATTGCTGCCGCACTCTATCGGGAGTGTCGCCTGCTAATCTTGGATGAACCGACCGCTGCGTTAAGTGCCGCCGAAGCTGACTCCTTGTTCCTATGGCTGAGTAAACTGCGATCCGAGGGGGTAGGTATCATTTACATCAGCCATCGTTTGGACGAGGTCAAGCGTATTTCCGATCGAATCTCATTCTTACGCGATGGAACGATGGTCGGAACCTACGACACAGCCGAACTTACCACCGACGAAATGGTCGAACTGATGACCGGCGATCATCCGCAGGTTTCCCATGCACAGACAACAAAGCAACGGAAGTCAGATGATGCCGTCAAAGTGTCATCTACCTTTTCCCTACGCGTCGAGAACCTTTCTGGCGGGATGGTCGAGAATGTCTCCTTTCAGGTTCGCCGCGGAGAATGCCTTGGAATCGCTGGTTTGGTTGGCTCGGGTCGTACGGAACTAATGCGATTAATTTTCGGTGCTGATACAGCCTCGTCCGGAACTGTCTATGTGTCAGACGACGATACACCGCGGCGGTTTCGCCATCCCCATGAAGCAGTCGCAGCGGGCATCGCGATGGTAACCGAAGACCGCAAGAAGAATGGCTTGCTGCTTTCTCAATCCATACGAGTCAACACAACCCTGGCTGCCATGAGCAGCCGGTTCAGCCAGGCCGGCCTGATCCGGTTTCAAGCGGAACAGAAAGCGACCGAACACTATTGTCAATCGCTGGAAGTCCGCTGCACCGACGACCAGCAACCTACCGGAACGCTAAGCGGCGGAAACCAGCAGAAGGTTGTCATTGCACGCTGGTTAGGAACCGACGCCAGCGTGTATCTATTCGACGAACCTACGCGAGGCATCGATGTTCCGGCACGCAAGCGAATTTATAGACTTATCGATTCGCTGGCGGCCGAAGGGAAGGGGATTGTGATCGTCAGTAGTGACCTGGAAGAGCTTTTCGAGACTTGTGATCGAATCGCCGTGATGTCCAATGGAACATTAGTAAAGGTCTTTGAACGACAAGACATGTCCCACGATTTGATCATGCAAGCTGCCTTTTCTGGTTACCGTGCACGGAGTGTCGAAGCATGAACTCCAAAGCAGTCAAAGAGATCCTTGTTCAATATGGCGGCCTGTGCGTGGTGCTGGTCGTTATGGTGGGCGTGTTTAGTGGGCTAAGCGAAAACTTCCTGCAAAGATCAACCTTCACGACGATCGCAAACCAGATTCCTGACCTGACGCTCGTTGCTGTTGGAATGACCTTCATCCTAGTAGTCGGCGGAATCGATCTTTCAGTCGGTTCCATACTAGCCTTGTCTTCGGCTGTACTCGGTGCCTTGATGGTAGATGCAGGCTGGCCGCTATGGGCTGCTATTCCCGTCTGCCTGGCGACAGGTGCGCTGTGCGGTCTTTTTAACGGGTGCGTATCGATAGGCTTTCGTATCCCATCGTTCATCGTCACGTTAGGAATGCTGGAGATTGCTCGTGGAGCGACCAAGGTCGTCACTGATTCTCAGACCAAATATATTGGTTCTAAGGTCGAGGCGATCGGTGAACCTCTTCCCTATCTCCATTTATCAACGGCATTCCTGCTTGCTTTGGGAGCCGTACTAGTAGGGCAGTTCCTGCTTTCCAGGACCGTTTTTGGTCGTTACTGCATTGCGATCGGGACAAACGAAGAAGCTGTACGAATGTCCGGCATCCGGACAGCGCCATATTCCGTCGCCGTGTTTACCCTTAGTGGTCTCCTATGTGGACTGGCTGGCCTCGCTCAGACATCACGTCTTTCAAGTGCTGATCCCAATGCGGCTATCGGAATGGAACTACTAGCAATTGCGGCATGCGTGATTGGCGGCACCAGTTTGATGGGTGGCCGGGGGAGCGTGATCAGTTCGTTCATCGGCGTGCTGATCATTTCGGTCCTGCAGACAGGCCTTGCCCAGATCGGCGTATCCGACGCGAACAAGCAAATCATTACGGGCAGCGTGATTGTCGTCGCGGTCCTGATTGACTCCCTTCGCAATCGCTTCCGAAAATGACAGGCCAAATCCCAGGAATCGTCTCTCTTCCAACCCATACTTTGAGAGGAAGACACTCATCATGAAATCAATTGTGTTACTGACAATTGGACTGATCTTTGGTAGCTACATGTTAGCGCCGAGTACTGTCTGTGCGGTCGAGCGTCCTAACGTCATCGTGATTATGACCGATGACCAGGGGTATGGTGAATTCTCGTGCACTGGAAATCCCATCACAAGCACACCCAATATCGATCGCCTGGCCCAAGAAGGTGTGCGGTTCGTCGACTTTCACGTTTCTCCCATGTGTACGCCAACTCGTGGGCAACTGTTGAGTGGCCTGGATGCGTTTCGCAATGGTGCAATCAACGTCAGCAGCGGCCGAACTTTGCTACGACCTGAATTGAAAACGATGGCAAATATGTTCCAGGACGCAGGCTATCGGACAGGGCACTTTGGCAAGTGGCATTTGGGAGACAACTATCCATTTCGGCCTGAAGACCGGGGATTTGACGAGGCCCTCTGGTTCCCCTCTTCACATATCAACAGTGTGCCCGACTATTGGGACAACGACTACTTCGAAGATACCTATATTCACAACACGAAACGCGAAAAGTACGAAGGATACTGTACCGATGTCTTCTTTGGCGAAGCGATGAAGTGGATTGATAACCCCCAAGATAACCGTCCCTTCTTCACTTACATCGCTTTGAACGCTGCCCACTGGCCATGGTTCGTGCCCGATTCATACCGCGATGCAATTCGCGCGGCCATGAACTCCCATCCGGAAGTGGGGAAGTCACTCGGGCCGAATCAAAGGAAGGACCTTGTCAGCTTCTTAGCGATGGGTGCGAACATCGACGACAACGTGGGACTTCTGGACCAGTTCCTAGAGAAGATTGAGCAAAAGGAAAATACGATCGTCGTATTCCTGACCGACAACGGCAGCACAATGGGCATTCACTATTACAACGCCCAGATGCGAGGCCACAAGACGACATTGTGGGAAGGTGGACATCGCGTTCCATGCTTCATTCGCTGGCCGAGCGGCATTAACAATCCAGGTGAGATCGATACGCTTTGTCATGTTCAAGATCTGATGCCAACTTTGGCGGACCTATGCAGGATCACAACGCATTTGCCAGCGAAACTGGACGGAACAAGCTTACGCCCCTTGATTGACGATCGTACAAGCGAACTGACTGACCGTATGTTGGTAATCAACTATAGCCGGATGCCGAGTTTTAAAGTGACCTACACGACAGAGAATCCGGCTATTCCTCACCGCGACGGTGCCTGTGTTATGTGGAAGCATTGGCGGTTGATCGAGAATCGCGAGCTATACAACGTCCAGAACGACATCCACCAGGATCACAACGTAGCGGACAAGCATCCGGATATCGTCGCCAAGATGCGTTCGCACCTTGATCGCTGGTGGGATGAAGTCAAAGACGACGTGCTTGAACCGCAGAGTGTGATTATAGGAAGTGACGCAGAAAACCCGATTTTGCTTTCCGGCTGCGAATGGCTGGATGTGTTCGTCGACCAACAAATTCAAATTCGACGCGGGGTCCGGAAGAACGGAGCCTGGCACGTTCAAGTCGATCAGCCGGGTTTATATGAGTTTGAACTTCGGCGCTGGCCTAGAGAAAGCGGCCTGGAACTCGCAAAAGGTTGCGCGGCGAAGGAGGTAACCGATGGAACCTTTATCGCAGGCACCGCACTACCGATCCACGCGGCCAAGCTTCGCCTTAGCGATAACGTAAAGGTACTCGATACGCCGAATCAGACGAAAACGGCGTTTATCACCCAACAGCATCTCTCGAAAGGCCCCATGGAAATTCAATCTTATTTGTTGAATGAGAGTGGGGATGAGGTCTGCGGTGCATATTACCTATACGTGAAACGCCTGACACCCTAGACGATTGGTGCAATGTTTGTATCTAGATCCGCTGGAAGCAGCGGCCTCGATTTACCG
This genomic stretch from Blastopirellula marina harbors:
- the rbsK gene encoding ribokinase — translated: MPDSTIPIRVTVAGSINMDLVLRCDHFPQPGTTIVARSYDEISGGKGANQAVSAAKAGAQATMLGRVGEDAFGERLTGRLKEQGIDCRHVLSTPNCESGLAMIMVDPAAQNSIIFIEGANGRFTPEDALGLRDVIESSDVVLLQLEIPLETVREVIRIAKAAKVRVILDPAPVPSALPEALLQVDLICPNEHEAEQLTGITIDSVDRASAAAASLHAKGAQHVVITMGSRGSFLFDENGGRMIPAFITDAVDTTAAGDAFAGALAVYWAQHGDLDQAVRFGNAAGAIAASRMGAQPSMGTRSEIEALWGSIQ
- a CDS encoding sugar ABC transporter substrate-binding protein; translation: MKQIVPGLLLLVLLLGCKSEDSSSTAGNGASSEVKKPRIALIMKSLANEFFSNMADGAKSYQAENPDQFDLVVNGIKDERDISRQVSLVEEMIASNVDAIVIAPADSKALVPVLRRAKKAGVIVINIDNRLDAEVLAAENVVIPFVGPDNKAGAKKVGDYLANKLASGDAVCILEGVRTSFNGQQRLTGFQEAMDEAQIKVVDHQSAEWEMSKANTIASSMLSEHPEVKAILAANDSMALGAVAAVKGAGRSDDVMIVGFDNISAVQQAIKEDKIIATADQHGDQLAVYGIQNALILIENPDAAVEDVETPVDLITKESLSP
- a CDS encoding DUF1552 domain-containing protein; its protein translation is MTPSWHIDRRHVLRGLGSFITLPLLNCMRPAFGEALEPPRRSAFIYIPNGVNTLDYQITTPGEKYTLSRTLQSLEKHRSVITPISGMHHPGGLGHHHNCQKIWLTGGQLGPTDRNTISVDQKMAEVTSPHTRFHSLEIANKGESLAWTADGIRLPGMSRCSEIFAYLFEEPKSGTAAQRRALRRKKSVLDANLEEVRSLERRMGNEDKGRMTQYLTAVRETEVRAKRADAWLDVPRPEILEQDRRRTDREVPQTQAGDYFRTIYDLVVLAFQTDATRVVTFSSGIEGQGLPIPELGISQSRHELSHHNGDPGHMEKLTQSDAFSIEQFSYFLTRLAETPDLNGRPLLETTMSLFGSGMAYGHGHGNANLPLVLAGGSGCGLKHGRHIDLNQGHFDGYELDTPGKHYHLCSRPVNEGAHMSNLLLTMAHKMGVETETFGDSNAELKLG
- a CDS encoding sugar ABC transporter ATP-binding protein, whose protein sequence is MNDSSSNLLKVTGITKQYGESLVLRDGSLTVCEGEIHALLGGNGAGKSTLVRIIAGLVHPTSGEMSIQGEAYHPLSKREAEAAGIEIVQQEFNLISTLSVAENLLLTRLPGLGGVIWQRELHRLSREALDRLDLKDIPTDAIVETLGVGQQQMIEIAAALYRECRLLILDEPTAALSAAEADSLFLWLSKLRSEGVGIIYISHRLDEVKRISDRISFLRDGTMVGTYDTAELTTDEMVELMTGDHPQVSHAQTTKQRKSDDAVKVSSTFSLRVENLSGGMVENVSFQVRRGECLGIAGLVGSGRTELMRLIFGADTASSGTVYVSDDDTPRRFRHPHEAVAAGIAMVTEDRKKNGLLLSQSIRVNTTLAAMSSRFSQAGLIRFQAEQKATEHYCQSLEVRCTDDQQPTGTLSGGNQQKVVIARWLGTDASVYLFDEPTRGIDVPARKRIYRLIDSLAAEGKGIVIVSSDLEELFETCDRIAVMSNGTLVKVFERQDMSHDLIMQAAFSGYRARSVEA
- a CDS encoding ABC transporter permease — its product is MNSKAVKEILVQYGGLCVVLVVMVGVFSGLSENFLQRSTFTTIANQIPDLTLVAVGMTFILVVGGIDLSVGSILALSSAVLGALMVDAGWPLWAAIPVCLATGALCGLFNGCVSIGFRIPSFIVTLGMLEIARGATKVVTDSQTKYIGSKVEAIGEPLPYLHLSTAFLLALGAVLVGQFLLSRTVFGRYCIAIGTNEEAVRMSGIRTAPYSVAVFTLSGLLCGLAGLAQTSRLSSADPNAAIGMELLAIAACVIGGTSLMGGRGSVISSFIGVLIISVLQTGLAQIGVSDANKQIITGSVIVVAVLIDSLRNRFRK
- a CDS encoding nucleoside hydrolase, coding for MKRELLLRLLLASIGLFSPQALLADEPQVPIPLIFDTDLGNDCDDVLALAMIHALQSRDECELLAVTITKDHELAAPFADCINTFYGRGDIPIGVCQSGVTPEQGKFNGLASATDSDQPRFPHDLKSGKQAPKAVDVLRKALAESKDGSVVICQVGFSTNLANLLDSPADDISSLSGLELVKQKVRLLSVMAAAFQKIPDKTGEPKPYREYNVFKDIPSARRLFSKWPTPIIWSGFEIGLNLTYPHESIERDFDYVAHHPVSEAYVLYNPPPHNRPTWDLTSVLVAVRPDHHYFDLSPAGRVTVLEDGYTTFEPKEGGRDRYLILRDDQKARAIEALTLLSSEPPHRSPGTSAVER
- a CDS encoding arylsulfatase, with the protein product MKSIVLLTIGLIFGSYMLAPSTVCAVERPNVIVIMTDDQGYGEFSCTGNPITSTPNIDRLAQEGVRFVDFHVSPMCTPTRGQLLSGLDAFRNGAINVSSGRTLLRPELKTMANMFQDAGYRTGHFGKWHLGDNYPFRPEDRGFDEALWFPSSHINSVPDYWDNDYFEDTYIHNTKREKYEGYCTDVFFGEAMKWIDNPQDNRPFFTYIALNAAHWPWFVPDSYRDAIRAAMNSHPEVGKSLGPNQRKDLVSFLAMGANIDDNVGLLDQFLEKIEQKENTIVVFLTDNGSTMGIHYYNAQMRGHKTTLWEGGHRVPCFIRWPSGINNPGEIDTLCHVQDLMPTLADLCRITTHLPAKLDGTSLRPLIDDRTSELTDRMLVINYSRMPSFKVTYTTENPAIPHRDGACVMWKHWRLIENRELYNVQNDIHQDHNVADKHPDIVAKMRSHLDRWWDEVKDDVLEPQSVIIGSDAENPILLSGCEWLDVFVDQQIQIRRGVRKNGAWHVQVDQPGLYEFELRRWPRESGLELAKGCAAKEVTDGTFIAGTALPIHAAKLRLSDNVKVLDTPNQTKTAFITQQHLSKGPMEIQSYLLNESGDEVCGAYYLYVKRLTP
- a CDS encoding LacI family DNA-binding transcriptional regulator, whose amino-acid sequence is MSDVAREANVSVSTASRVLNGLAEKYRISQSTAQLVRESAEKLDFRPSQVARSLRLKRTGLLGIVVPDLSNTFFSSIARAVTISAEADGFSAILADSGGSVEKEKQLIDQLVDRSVEALVVCPIGLSFEHLERVHHHGTPLVLVDRCKACSEMVQVTSDHIAGTLLAMKLLLENGHRHIGVLQGIAGTLPCDQRLLGVQEALAEVDIEFDSAMVAGDQFTYESGYRSARQLLTTHPEITALFAMSTPNAFGAYQAAVELGLRVPDDISLVCFDDVAFADFMQVPLTTISQDVPELGRLAATLVTQQLLSGEVPSQKLHKLPVTLLTRASVGKVPPS